The following coding sequences lie in one Polyangiaceae bacterium genomic window:
- the ggt gene encoding gamma-glutamyltransferase has translation MTRPIPRMRPTLLPVALLLIAVLFALAPKAEGAGLRNAAATENDLASRAAVGVMAAGGNAVDGAIAAALMGGVVSPTSSGIGGGGFALVWLAKEKSVYVLDFRERAPAKLDVKAFEARPFSDAERGKYVGVPGEVAGLHALHGKFGKRAWKDVVAPAIQSAKQGFPVGRFLAGSLAAYGDRLRVDATLARIFYPQGKPAAAGARVVRAKLAATLERIAAEGPQALYAGEVARDIVDSAKKAGGSLELSDLANYRPVERTPLRVRWGQHEIVTMPPPSAGGLMVVQTLSLLEKARLAKLGKGSGALIHLQAEAMRGAIADRMRYLGDPDHVAVDVAKLTAPARMAKRRAHIGIERTHTLPRFGLEEHGTHHMVTADAAGNVVSLTTTVNRTFGAKLIAPASGIVLNDELDDFTAAKDVEPFGMKVSPNRPRPGARPVSSMTPTFVLRDGKVELALGGSGGTTIATNVTQVLVSWLTFGGDLPKELAAPRFQVPSGGPTLLLEKGVAQSLREDLAFRGEILGTVRFTQSAVQGIALRNGQWLPASDPRKFGAPAQR, from the coding sequence GTGACTCGCCCCATCCCCCGCATGCGGCCCACGCTGCTGCCGGTGGCGCTGCTGCTCATCGCCGTCCTTTTTGCCCTCGCGCCCAAGGCCGAAGGGGCTGGCCTGCGCAACGCCGCGGCGACCGAGAACGACCTGGCCAGCCGCGCTGCCGTTGGCGTGATGGCGGCCGGGGGCAACGCCGTCGACGGCGCCATCGCCGCAGCGTTGATGGGCGGCGTCGTCAGTCCGACGTCGAGTGGCATCGGTGGGGGTGGCTTTGCGCTGGTGTGGTTGGCGAAGGAAAAGAGCGTCTACGTTCTGGACTTTCGCGAACGCGCGCCAGCGAAGCTCGACGTCAAAGCCTTCGAAGCGCGTCCCTTTTCCGATGCCGAGCGCGGCAAGTACGTAGGGGTGCCAGGCGAAGTTGCCGGCTTGCACGCGCTCCACGGCAAGTTTGGCAAGCGTGCCTGGAAGGACGTCGTCGCCCCCGCGATTCAGAGCGCGAAGCAAGGGTTTCCGGTGGGACGATTCCTTGCCGGATCCTTGGCGGCCTACGGCGATCGCTTGCGCGTGGACGCGACCTTGGCGCGGATCTTCTATCCCCAAGGCAAACCCGCGGCAGCAGGCGCGAGGGTCGTCCGAGCGAAGCTGGCAGCCACCTTGGAGCGCATCGCCGCGGAAGGACCACAGGCGCTCTATGCCGGCGAGGTCGCGAGGGACATCGTCGACAGCGCGAAGAAGGCAGGGGGCTCTCTCGAGCTGTCGGATCTAGCCAACTATCGCCCCGTCGAGCGTACGCCCCTGCGCGTGCGCTGGGGACAGCACGAGATCGTGACCATGCCGCCGCCCTCCGCCGGCGGGCTGATGGTCGTGCAGACTCTGTCACTGCTGGAAAAGGCGCGATTGGCGAAGCTCGGAAAGGGAAGCGGCGCGCTGATTCACCTGCAGGCCGAGGCCATGCGCGGAGCGATTGCCGATCGCATGCGCTATCTAGGCGACCCGGACCACGTAGCTGTGGACGTGGCCAAGCTGACCGCGCCGGCGCGCATGGCGAAACGGCGTGCCCACATCGGCATCGAGCGCACTCACACCTTGCCCCGCTTCGGTCTCGAAGAGCATGGCACGCACCACATGGTGACAGCCGATGCAGCAGGCAACGTCGTTTCTTTGACGACGACGGTGAATCGAACTTTCGGCGCGAAGTTGATCGCGCCAGCCAGTGGCATCGTGCTCAATGACGAGCTGGACGATTTCACTGCTGCGAAGGACGTCGAGCCCTTCGGCATGAAAGTGAGCCCGAACCGTCCTCGTCCCGGAGCGCGTCCGGTGTCGAGCATGACGCCCACGTTCGTGCTTCGCGATGGCAAGGTGGAACTCGCCCTTGGGGGCTCGGGTGGAACCACGATCGCGACGAACGTGACGCAGGTGTTGGTATCATGGCTGACCTTTGGCGGAGACTTGCCCAAGGAGCTTGCGGCGCCGCGCTTCCAGGTGCCGAGTGGGGGACCGACGCTGCTCTTGGAAAAGGGCGTCGCCCAGTCGCTGCGTGAGGATCTGGCCTTCCGTGGCGAAATCCTGGGCACCGTGCGCTTCACCCAGAGCGCCGTGCAGGGCATCGCGTTGCGCAATGGCCAGTGGCTGCCGGCCTCGGACCCACGCAAGTTCGGCGCACCCGCCCAACGCTGA
- the gshB gene encoding glutathione synthase gives MRFLFVMDPAETMLPDKDTSFALMRGALALGHETLHCLPREIMNYGPEVRAWARPIRVANAPPHVTLGEASEVKLADLDAVLVRKDPPFDSDYAHLTQQLDLVTDRTLVVNSPRGLRDANEKLFAFRFSKHMPRSLVAAEPARILDFVKQVGGQAVLKPLDGAGGSGVVALATGDRNTRALVDLLTREGKQLALVQEFLPAISEGDKRVIVLDGEPLGAILRVPREDDIRANIHVGGQVKATRLTAQEEALVRDVGVGLREYGLVFVGLDLIGGRLIEVNVTSPTGIQELGRLDGTTPENDVIRWLEAHADRPGALH, from the coding sequence GTGCGCTTCCTGTTCGTGATGGATCCAGCAGAAACCATGCTGCCTGACAAAGACACCAGCTTCGCGCTCATGCGTGGAGCGCTCGCTCTCGGGCACGAAACCCTGCACTGCCTGCCGCGCGAGATCATGAACTACGGACCCGAGGTGCGCGCCTGGGCGCGCCCGATCCGCGTGGCGAACGCCCCGCCCCACGTGACCCTCGGGGAAGCGAGCGAAGTGAAGCTGGCGGATCTGGACGCAGTGCTGGTGCGCAAGGATCCGCCCTTCGACTCGGACTACGCGCACCTGACGCAGCAGCTGGACTTGGTGACGGACCGCACCCTCGTGGTCAATTCTCCACGCGGGTTGCGTGACGCCAACGAGAAGCTATTCGCATTCCGCTTCTCCAAACACATGCCGCGCAGCTTGGTCGCCGCGGAGCCGGCACGCATTCTGGACTTCGTGAAACAGGTCGGTGGGCAAGCCGTGCTCAAGCCTCTGGACGGTGCAGGAGGCAGCGGCGTCGTGGCGCTGGCCACCGGCGACCGCAACACGCGCGCCTTGGTGGACTTGCTCACACGCGAAGGAAAGCAGCTTGCGCTCGTGCAAGAGTTCTTGCCCGCGATCAGCGAGGGCGACAAGCGCGTCATCGTCCTGGACGGAGAACCCTTGGGTGCCATCTTGCGCGTGCCTCGAGAGGACGACATTCGAGCCAACATCCATGTCGGAGGTCAGGTGAAGGCAACGCGCCTCACCGCACAGGAAGAAGCCCTCGTGCGCGACGTCGGCGTCGGCCTGCGCGAGTACGGCCTCGTTTTCGTCGGCCTGGACTTGATCGGCGGCCGCCTGATCGAGGTGAACGTCACCAGCCCGACCGGCATCCAGGAGTTGGGGCGGCTCGACGGCACGACTCCGGAAAACGACGTGATCCGCTGGCTGGAAGCGCACGCAGACCGCCCCGGCGCGCTGCACTAG